One genomic region from Leptospira tipperaryensis encodes:
- the sppA gene encoding signal peptide peptidase SppA — protein sequence MKAPILTWTYSFILALFITNCYIPVNANLGGSGKSAELREKLLTGRNEDKILIIPIDGVISDEGERTFFGGQEDSILAGVKKQLELAELDPEIKAVILKINSPGGSVTSSDILYREVLQFKTKKKIPVVSLFMDTAASGAYYIAMASDLIIAHPTTVTGSIGVILSGINFKEGLDKLGIKDQSIRSGGNKTIGSPLEDLTPEQRKLLQSIVDDLYEKFFEVVKAGRPGKNPTELRKIADGRIFTASQALQHGLIDKVGYFDNALQETMSLPNYRKTPGNTSPRIIYYSQSAEKKANFYQVQSPELRVDSPISKIFGTGKQVRFLYLWSY from the coding sequence TTGAAAGCACCGATTCTGACTTGGACCTATTCCTTCATTCTGGCTCTTTTTATAACGAATTGTTATATCCCCGTGAACGCAAATCTCGGAGGCTCCGGCAAATCGGCCGAACTCAGAGAAAAACTCCTCACCGGGAGAAACGAAGACAAGATTCTTATCATCCCAATCGACGGAGTGATCAGCGACGAAGGAGAAAGAACCTTTTTCGGCGGACAAGAAGATTCCATTCTTGCCGGAGTCAAAAAACAACTCGAACTCGCTGAATTGGATCCCGAAATCAAAGCGGTCATTCTAAAAATCAATTCTCCAGGCGGTTCGGTTACTTCCAGCGACATCCTTTATAGAGAAGTTCTTCAGTTTAAAACCAAAAAGAAGATTCCAGTGGTTTCGCTTTTTATGGATACGGCTGCGAGCGGCGCCTACTATATCGCAATGGCGTCCGATCTTATCATAGCACATCCGACCACGGTCACGGGTTCTATCGGAGTGATTCTTTCCGGAATCAATTTCAAAGAAGGTCTGGATAAACTCGGTATCAAGGATCAATCGATTCGTTCCGGTGGAAACAAAACAATCGGTTCTCCTCTGGAAGATCTTACTCCCGAGCAAAGAAAACTTCTTCAGTCCATCGTGGACGATCTTTATGAAAAATTCTTTGAAGTTGTAAAGGCAGGTCGTCCCGGAAAAAATCCTACCGAACTTCGTAAGATTGCCGACGGAAGAATTTTCACTGCTTCTCAAGCGTTACAACACGGTCTGATCGATAAGGTCGGTTACTTTGACAACGCGCTCCAAGAAACGATGTCCCTTCCTAACTACCGCAAAACTCCGGGAAACACAAGTCCTCGAATCATCTATTATTCTCAGAGCGCCGAAAAGAAAGCAAACTTCTATCAGGTACAATCACCCGAACTCAGAGTGGATTCTCCGATTTCCAAAATCTTCGGAACGGGAAAACAGGTTCGTTTTCTTTATCTCTGGTCTTATTGA
- a CDS encoding aldose 1-epimerase has protein sequence MPEIFSQHSRLKLNEPGNQILSWTWKHPVTEKNLEIIAGYDASDRFFSSGSYLMFPWVNRHTAHTIQLGEEFISLTELGTKDSKGYPSHGLAYSWRRRILDHTDHSLLLELIPDESIALTPLSKIRVREEYSLHTISDEEVLTLRTFFQNENTAPFRFCYGYHPYFRMNSKQPPTQLRSNIKKQIPLQEDLIPVYPIYGIETDVFELEQIPILDSLFFGGEPNVLLQVQSESYQVSIHSYANASNEIPLSYVQIYTDFPGNRIAIEPMSAPGNAVLHGFSLTTLLPEEEKSGCFQILLSTM, from the coding sequence GTGCCCGAAATATTTAGCCAGCATTCACGATTGAAACTAAACGAGCCGGGGAATCAGATTCTTTCTTGGACTTGGAAACATCCGGTGACCGAAAAGAATCTCGAGATCATCGCAGGATACGATGCATCGGACCGTTTTTTTAGCAGCGGTTCTTATCTGATGTTTCCTTGGGTCAATCGCCACACCGCCCATACCATTCAACTTGGTGAAGAATTTATTTCCTTAACGGAGTTGGGAACCAAGGATTCGAAAGGTTATCCTTCTCACGGACTTGCCTATTCTTGGAGAAGAAGAATTCTAGATCATACGGATCATTCGCTTTTATTGGAACTGATTCCCGACGAGTCAATCGCACTCACTCCCTTAAGTAAAATACGAGTCAGGGAAGAATATTCTCTGCATACGATTTCCGACGAAGAGGTTCTGACTCTGAGAACTTTTTTTCAGAATGAGAATACGGCTCCTTTTCGTTTTTGTTATGGCTATCACCCTTATTTTCGAATGAATTCCAAACAACCGCCGACACAACTACGGTCTAACATAAAGAAACAGATTCCTTTACAAGAGGATTTGATTCCGGTCTATCCAATTTATGGAATAGAGACGGATGTATTTGAGTTGGAACAAATACCGATTCTCGATTCCTTATTTTTCGGAGGGGAGCCGAATGTACTTTTGCAAGTACAGAGCGAGTCGTATCAAGTTTCGATTCATTCTTATGCGAACGCTTCGAACGAGATACCTCTTTCTTACGTGCAAATTTATACGGACTTCCCAGGGAATCGAATCGCAATCGAACCTATGAGCGCTCCGGGGAACGCGGTTTTGCACGGTTTTTCTTTGACGACCTTATTGCCGGAAGAAGAAAAGAGCGGTTGTTTTCAAATTCTGCTCTCAACGATGTGA